From Clarias gariepinus isolate MV-2021 ecotype Netherlands chromosome 2, CGAR_prim_01v2, whole genome shotgun sequence, one genomic window encodes:
- the LOC128540397 gene encoding receptor-type tyrosine-protein phosphatase eta-like, with protein MGPDVAKPDTVSNLTVVNVTTSSILLSWTQSMGKIFYYVIQYENNSATINNTAESTMINITDLTPGVQYTFTVFAVAGDNKTEGIYSCISAYTKPDVARDLNVTEITTSSVFLNWTEPIGKRSFFKVQWSNESITLNLTTTSNTSFNITDLNPGVSYTFLISAVAADNITKGEVIGLSAYTRPDTVSNLTAVNVTTSSILLSWTQSMGKISYYVIQYEKIQYEKTINNTGESPMINITDLTPGVQYTFRVFAVAGDNKTKGNSSCISAYTKPDVARDLNVTEITTSSSFLDWTEPIGKRSFFKVQWSNESITLNSTTSNTSFNITDLKPGVNYTFLISAVAADNITEGEVIGFSAYTSMFQRICFVFSLDDKRNF; from the exons ATGGGGCCCGATGTTGCAA agcCTGACACTGTTAGCAATCTTACAGTAGTTAATGTTACAACCTCCTCTATATTACTGTCCTGGACTCAGTCAATGGGGAAAATCTTTTATTATGTAATCCAATATGAGAATAACAGTGCCACAATCAATAACACTGCTGAAAGCACCATGATAAACATAACTGATCTGACTCCTGGAGTGCAGTACACGTTCACAGTGTTTGCAGTTGCTGGAGATAATAAAACTGAAGGAATTTACAGCTGCATATCTGCCTACACAA AGCCTGATGTTGCACGTGACCTCAATGTGACCGAAATTACAACGAGCTCAGTGTTTCTGAACTGGACTGAACCAATAGGAAAAAGATCTTTCTTTAAAGTACAGTGGAGCAATGAAAGCATCACTTTAAATTTAACAACAACCTCAAACACTTCCTTTAACATTACTGATCTCAATCCTGGAGTCAGTTACACCTTCCTCATATCTGCTGTTGCTGCAGATAATATAACAAAAGGAGAAGTGATTGGTCTTTCAGCTTATACAA GACCTGACACTGTTAGCAATCTTACAGCAGTTAATGTTACAACCTCCTCTATATTACTGTCCTGGACTCAGTCAATGGGAAAAATCTCTTATTATGTAATCCAATATGAGAAAATCCAGTATGAGAAAACAATTAATAACACTGGTGAAAGCCCCATGATTAACATAACTGATCTGACTCCTGGAGTGCAGTACACATTCAGAGTCTTTGCAGTTGCTGgagataataaaacaaaaggaaatTCCAGCTGCATATCTGCCTACACAA AGCCTGATGTTGCACGTGACCTCAATGTGACGGAAATTACAACAAGCTCATCGTTTCTGGACTGGACTGAACCAATAGGAAAAAGATCTTTCTTTAAAGTACAGTGGAGCAATGAGAGCATTACTTTAAATTCAACAACCTCAAACACTTCCTTTAACATTACTGATCTCAAACCAGGAGTCAATTACACCTTTCTCATATCTGCTGTTGCTGCAGATAATATAACAGAAGGAGAAGTGATTGGTTTTTCAGCTTATACAAGTATGTTTCAGAGAATATGTTTTGTCTTCTCCCTGGATGACAAAAGGAATTTCTGA